The Thermovenabulum gondwanense genome contains a region encoding:
- a CDS encoding competence protein ComK has translation MAKENFEALINEGIAALIPIYEKDQGNTSIVVLKNGKEIRENRTVKALISRMARHFGKDLTLIRKEYGRVIHRRNGVPLPLSSFYIMIPVKFREKPFSLNDGTLGYVSFYEIEKVKEKDKKRSLILFRCGKEVEVYLSLSTVNSYLKDAKLVSKINEDKENMENKLRVIELLSELFSKSS, from the coding sequence GTGGCAAAAGAAAATTTCGAAGCTTTAATAAATGAAGGCATAGCCGCTCTTATTCCCATATATGAAAAAGACCAGGGGAATACCAGTATAGTCGTTTTAAAAAATGGAAAGGAAATACGCGAAAACAGAACGGTAAAAGCCCTGATTTCCCGTATGGCAAGGCATTTCGGAAAGGATTTGACCTTAATTAGAAAGGAATACGGAAGGGTTATCCACAGAAGAAACGGGGTCCCCCTCCCTTTATCCTCTTTTTACATAATGATCCCGGTAAAATTCAGGGAAAAGCCCTTTTCGTTAAACGACGGCACCTTAGGCTATGTTTCCTTTTATGAAATAGAAAAGGTTAAAGAAAAGGATAAAAAAAGGTCGTTAATCCTTTTCCGCTGCGGTAAGGAGGTAGAAGTATATTTATCCCTTTCCACTGTAAACTCTTACCTGAAGGATGCAAAACTTGTCTCAAAAATTAATGAGGATAAAGAAAACATGGAGAATAAATTAAGGGTAATAGAACTCCTTTCCGAACTATTTTCTAAGTCCAGCTAA
- a CDS encoding protein-glutamate methylesterase/protein-glutamine glutaminase produces MIKVLVADDSALMRLMIKDILESDPEIKVIDTARNGKDAVEKARKLKPDVITMDVNMPEMDGLEALKIIKEEKLGRVIMLSSITREGADITLKALESGAFDFIPKPGGSISINLKDLSEEIIEKVKAAAKNGFRELSMAIREKRDFSDIKYSTSTSNSLKAVVIGISTGGPKNIMEVLPYIPPDINAAIFLIQHMPPAFTNQFAKRLNESCKIKVVEAEDKMKVEKGVCYVGKGGYNLLLEGDKNSPVINLTDYPKHRFMPSADVAMNSILQIFGEDTIGVLMTGMGSDGAEAMVKIRKAGGRTIAESEETAVIFGMPRAAIEKGGAEFVLPNYKIAEKIVELAGLRK; encoded by the coding sequence ATGATAAAAGTACTCGTAGCTGATGATTCTGCACTCATGAGGCTTATGATAAAGGATATCTTAGAAAGTGACCCCGAAATTAAGGTTATAGATACTGCAAGAAACGGGAAAGATGCCGTTGAAAAGGCAAGAAAACTAAAGCCCGATGTCATAACGATGGATGTTAACATGCCAGAAATGGATGGATTAGAGGCTTTGAAAATTATTAAAGAGGAGAAACTCGGCAGAGTAATAATGCTTTCCTCCATAACCAGGGAAGGGGCAGACATTACTCTTAAAGCATTGGAATCCGGTGCTTTTGATTTTATACCAAAGCCCGGAGGCAGCATATCGATAAATTTAAAGGACCTTTCCGAAGAAATTATTGAAAAAGTAAAAGCTGCGGCTAAAAACGGATTCCGGGAGCTTTCAATGGCAATTCGCGAAAAGAGAGATTTTTCGGATATAAAATATAGTACCTCTACTTCTAATTCGCTAAAAGCCGTTGTCATAGGCATATCCACGGGAGGACCAAAAAATATTATGGAAGTATTACCTTACATACCCCCTGACATAAATGCCGCAATATTTTTGATACAGCATATGCCTCCCGCATTTACCAATCAGTTTGCAAAAAGGCTCAACGAAAGCTGTAAAATAAAAGTGGTGGAAGCGGAGGACAAAATGAAGGTAGAGAAAGGTGTGTGCTATGTCGGTAAAGGGGGTTATAACCTCCTTCTTGAGGGGGATAAAAATTCTCCCGTAATAAACCTTACCGATTATCCTAAACACCGATTTATGCCTTCCGCAGATGTGGCTATGAATTCAATACTGCAAATATTCGGGGAAGATACCATAGGAGTTTTGATGACGGGCATGGGCTCCGATGGGGCAGAAGCAATGGTTAAAATAAGAAAAGCCGGAGGAAGGACCATTGCAGAATCCGAGGAGACCGCAGTAATATTCGGAATGCCGAGAGCTGCAATAGAAAAGGGAGGAGCGGAATTCGTCCTCCCAAATTACAAAATTGCGGAAAAAATTGTGGAATTAGCTGGACTTAGAAAATAG
- a CDS encoding sigma-54-dependent transcriptional regulator produces MKAKKILIIDDEPAICKALQISLKSEGFEVDTAFSAKEGIKKFKGFLPDVVILDLRLPDSDGIKVMESIKAIERDTIVILITAYGDTKTAVEAVKKGAYDFITKPFDLEELKITLKKALKEKALLEENHILKSLQGKSAFITKDNEILNFFSQIENMANTDCPILIEGETGTGKEVMAKMIHESSDRRTKPFIPINCSAIPANLFESELFGYEKNAFTGATERKKGLIELADGGTLFLDEVGEIPLELQAKLLRFLEEKAIRRVGGLNYIPVDVRIISATNRNLKEEIERGNFRRDLYYRLCVVNFKIPPLRERKEDILPISEHFLKVFNTQFNKNIKGFTEKAKEIFLDYSWPGNVRELRNIIERAVIIARGEYITEKELPLEMRGSIDDIVLEKYPKTDVIPLEELEKYHIKLALEKTGGNISKAAKLLGISRFALQRRIKKYFESD; encoded by the coding sequence TTGAAAGCAAAAAAAATACTAATTATAGATGACGAACCGGCTATCTGCAAAGCCCTTCAAATCTCGCTAAAATCGGAAGGATTTGAAGTTGATACCGCATTTTCTGCAAAAGAAGGAATAAAGAAATTCAAGGGATTTTTACCCGATGTGGTTATTCTTGACCTTCGCCTTCCCGATTCGGATGGCATAAAGGTAATGGAATCAATCAAGGCTATAGAAAGGGATACGATAGTTATACTAATAACCGCATATGGAGATACAAAAACTGCGGTGGAGGCAGTGAAAAAGGGAGCATATGATTTTATTACAAAGCCCTTTGACCTTGAGGAACTTAAGATTACTCTAAAAAAGGCCTTGAAGGAAAAAGCTCTTTTGGAGGAAAACCATATTCTTAAATCTTTGCAGGGGAAAAGTGCTTTTATAACTAAAGATAATGAAATATTAAATTTTTTTTCTCAAATAGAAAACATGGCCAATACCGACTGCCCCATTCTTATTGAAGGTGAAACGGGCACGGGCAAAGAGGTAATGGCAAAAATGATACATGAAAGCAGTGACAGAAGGACAAAACCGTTCATTCCCATCAACTGCAGTGCAATTCCTGCGAATTTATTTGAAAGCGAGCTTTTTGGCTATGAGAAAAACGCCTTTACGGGAGCAACGGAAAGAAAAAAAGGTTTGATTGAACTGGCGGACGGAGGTACCCTTTTTCTTGACGAAGTAGGAGAAATCCCTTTGGAACTTCAGGCAAAGCTCCTTCGTTTTTTGGAGGAAAAGGCAATAAGGAGGGTTGGAGGATTAAACTACATCCCTGTTGATGTAAGAATTATTTCTGCTACAAACAGAAATTTAAAGGAGGAAATAGAAAGGGGAAATTTCAGAAGGGATTTATATTACAGGCTCTGCGTTGTAAACTTTAAGATTCCACCATTAAGGGAAAGAAAAGAAGATATTTTACCCATTTCGGAACATTTTTTAAAGGTTTTCAATACCCAATTCAATAAAAATATCAAAGGTTTTACCGAAAAGGCAAAGGAAATTTTTTTAGATTACAGCTGGCCGGGCAATGTGAGGGAATTAAGGAACATTATAGAAAGGGCGGTTATAATAGCAAGAGGAGAATATATTACCGAAAAAGAACTGCCCCTTGAAATGAGGGGTTCGATAGATGATATAGTTTTAGAAAAATACCCAAAAACCGATGTAATACCCCTGGAAGAGCTGGAAAAATACCATATAAAATTGGCACTTGAAAAAACCGGGGGCAATATTTCAAAAGCTGCAAAACTTTTGGGTATTAGCCGGTTCGCTCTTCAAAGGAGGATAAAAAAATATTTTGAAAGCGACTAA
- a CDS encoding Nramp family divalent metal transporter, whose product MEKKTFWQKIKNIGPGAIVVAAFIGPGTVTTCTLAGVNYKYTLLWAMLFATIATIILQEMSARIGIVSNRGLGDAIREAFAENPGVKYLVIALVIAALGIGNSAFQSGNISGASMGLEVILGGTRKLWVAIIAVVASLLLWTGSYRLIEKVLIGLVILMSVVFVITSIVISPNWSEVMSGLFIPRIPAGALVVTLGLIGTTVVPYNLYLHSSAAAERWGKEKDKKEAISDSRLDSIISIGLGGIISIAIIITSASMFGQGVTIKSAADMARQLEPLLGPWAKWFFALGLFGAGISSAITAPMAAAFAITGVLGLGRDLKNSTFRLIWLIVMLVGAFVAFMGANPVQIIVFAQAINGVLLPISAVLLLMVMNKKNIMNEYVNNATSNILGYFIVIFTIILGIRMILKALKII is encoded by the coding sequence GTGGAAAAAAAGACATTTTGGCAAAAAATAAAAAACATAGGTCCGGGAGCGATAGTCGTTGCGGCATTTATAGGACCGGGAACCGTTACCACATGTACCCTTGCGGGCGTAAACTACAAATATACCCTTTTGTGGGCAATGCTTTTTGCTACCATAGCAACAATAATCCTGCAAGAAATGTCTGCAAGAATAGGTATAGTATCCAATAGAGGCCTCGGAGATGCAATAAGGGAGGCTTTTGCCGAGAATCCGGGAGTAAAATACCTTGTTATTGCTCTGGTTATTGCCGCTTTAGGTATCGGCAACTCTGCATTCCAGAGCGGTAATATCAGCGGGGCATCGATGGGTCTTGAAGTTATATTAGGTGGCACCAGAAAATTGTGGGTTGCTATAATTGCAGTGGTTGCAAGTCTTCTTTTGTGGACGGGAAGCTACAGGCTTATTGAGAAGGTTTTGATCGGACTTGTAATTTTAATGAGCGTTGTTTTCGTAATCACTTCAATCGTTATCTCCCCAAATTGGTCGGAGGTAATGTCAGGGCTTTTCATACCGAGAATACCGGCGGGTGCCCTTGTCGTTACTCTGGGGCTTATAGGTACGACGGTTGTGCCTTATAACCTGTACCTGCACTCGTCAGCTGCTGCTGAAAGATGGGGTAAGGAAAAGGATAAAAAAGAAGCCATTTCGGATTCAAGGTTAGACTCCATAATCTCTATAGGTTTAGGCGGAATTATATCAATAGCTATTATAATCACCTCCGCATCCATGTTTGGTCAGGGCGTCACTATAAAGTCCGCTGCTGACATGGCTCGCCAGTTGGAACCCTTACTTGGCCCCTGGGCAAAATGGTTTTTTGCTTTGGGACTGTTCGGTGCTGGCATTTCCTCGGCTATCACCGCACCTATGGCAGCGGCTTTTGCTATTACAGGAGTATTGGGCCTCGGAAGGGACCTCAAAAATTCTACATTTAGATTAATATGGTTAATAGTAATGCTCGTAGGTGCCTTTGTGGCGTTCATGGGAGCAAATCCGGTACAGATAATAGTTTTTGCTCAAGCAATAAACGGTGTACTACTTCCAATTTCCGCTGTATTACTGCTGATGGTTATGAACAAAAAGAATATAATGAACGAATATGTAAACAACGCAACATCAAATATTTTGGGGTATTTCATTGTTATATTTACGATAATTTTAGGTATAAGGATGATCCTGAAAGCATTAAAAATAATATAA
- a CDS encoding sensor histidine kinase: MRSIESRILIPFLIIIIFSLAVLGFTSYYGSYKIFKSLLYYLPDYNESLYTGFVSSKLLELQKYTILVAIISIIVASQLTFFFTYGIVKPIKKLSIACERVAKGDFEVKVEYKSEDEIGTLKDAFNTMVAKIKEYIENIEKINRLSLVGEMSASLAHEIRNPLQGIKSCLQVIETDLKESNFSKELFPLVYNEINRIDKIISDLLSYGRPSEPHFELIVLDNVLNEILPLVDSMIKKKSLNLKIDLEKDLEIYVDSSHLKQIIINVISNAVKACREKDSIFIKAQKKDGEVVIEIRDTGIGIAKENLSKIFNPFFTAFGEGTGLGLCVVQVLVNQNNGKLKVESEENNGTSFYISFPCAISHTMSGN, encoded by the coding sequence ATGAGAAGCATTGAGTCAAGGATACTTATACCTTTTTTGATAATAATAATATTTTCGTTGGCAGTCCTCGGATTTACCTCCTATTACGGATCCTATAAGATTTTTAAAAGTTTATTATATTATCTCCCCGACTATAATGAAAGCCTTTATACTGGTTTTGTTTCTTCAAAGCTGCTCGAACTTCAAAAATACACAATACTTGTTGCGATTATATCCATAATCGTAGCATCCCAGCTTACTTTTTTCTTTACCTATGGTATTGTAAAACCCATAAAAAAGCTGTCCATCGCATGTGAAAGGGTGGCAAAGGGCGATTTTGAGGTAAAGGTGGAGTATAAAAGCGAGGATGAAATAGGTACTTTAAAAGATGCTTTCAATACTATGGTAGCAAAAATAAAAGAATACATAGAGAATATAGAAAAGATAAATAGGCTTTCTCTGGTGGGGGAAATGTCTGCATCCCTTGCCCATGAAATCAGAAACCCACTTCAGGGTATAAAATCCTGCCTTCAGGTTATAGAGACAGACCTTAAAGAAAGCAACTTTTCAAAAGAACTTTTCCCTTTGGTATATAACGAAATAAACAGGATCGATAAGATAATTTCAGATTTGTTAAGCTACGGAAGGCCCTCCGAGCCTCACTTTGAATTGATAGTTTTAGATAATGTTTTAAATGAAATTTTACCCCTTGTGGATTCTATGATAAAAAAGAAAAGTTTGAACCTTAAAATAGATTTGGAAAAAGATCTTGAAATTTATGTGGATTCTTCTCATCTTAAGCAGATTATAATTAACGTAATATCCAATGCGGTGAAAGCCTGCAGGGAAAAGGATTCCATTTTCATAAAGGCACAAAAAAAGGATGGTGAGGTTGTAATAGAAATAAGGGACACCGGAATAGGGATTGCAAAGGAAAACCTTTCAAAAATATTCAACCCCTTTTTTACCGCTTTCGGAGAAGGTACGGGATTGGGGCTATGCGTGGTTCAGGTTCTGGTAAATCAAAATAACGGCAAATTAAAAGTAGAAAGTGAAGAAAACAACGGTACATCATTTTATATATCATTTCCTTGTGCGATATCGCACACTATGAGCGGAAACTAA
- a CDS encoding sodium:solute symporter family protein: MVKSFLFMSFFFIYTILIVYSTRSGFYDTYNVEDFFLAGKKLNTFYSTGTFIATWFSAASILGLGSYLYIYGISAVFYSILPWFFGAVLLYFLSKTIRKSNIHTFPEFFQEKYNSQLLQKSSSIIMIISYVFYITMQIKGFGMVMSMLLDIPYSLSLLLVYLYIFYTTFGGLFSVVKSDALNAAVIFVSLFIFAVYIIKLNKGLANLYINALNVDTPPLLIWNISTPRGGLLDPFCKGLRPPLYLLSSFFGWGLGLAANPQYIIRIVSAKSDKTAKNMIVYSLIILSVIYFFVIFGSIGLRVLIPIFVDSSNKNIDDIVPLLFNRIAPSWITGVFLIGIIAASVSTANSELLLISTSFWNDLLKRFYKNIGDEDKILNINRILIGIAGTVSMILSLNPPENLIEYGGNIWGIFSSSIFVPLYATMFIKKPKKLSAEISFFSGLITYMLFFILQNRANIPYIKLIHPGMPGFIVSLAGFIVGEVKKHEKH, encoded by the coding sequence ATGGTTAAATCATTTTTATTTATGTCCTTTTTCTTTATTTATACGATTTTAATAGTTTATTCAACTCGCAGCGGATTTTACGATACCTACAATGTGGAAGATTTTTTTCTTGCGGGTAAAAAATTAAATACCTTTTACAGTACGGGTACCTTTATCGCAACCTGGTTTTCGGCAGCTTCCATCCTGGGTTTGGGCAGCTATCTTTATATTTACGGCATATCGGCGGTTTTTTACAGTATCCTGCCGTGGTTTTTCGGAGCCGTTTTACTGTATTTTCTGTCCAAAACCATTAGGAAAAGTAATATTCACACCTTTCCTGAATTTTTTCAGGAAAAATATAATTCTCAGCTTTTACAAAAAAGTTCATCCATTATAATGATTATTTCGTATGTATTTTATATCACCATGCAAATAAAGGGTTTCGGTATGGTTATGAGTATGCTCCTTGATATTCCTTATAGCCTTTCCCTTTTACTTGTGTATCTTTATATTTTTTATACTACCTTCGGCGGCCTTTTTTCCGTCGTTAAATCCGATGCATTAAATGCTGCTGTTATATTTGTTTCTTTATTCATCTTTGCGGTCTATATAATTAAGTTAAATAAAGGTTTGGCCAATTTATATATAAATGCTTTAAATGTGGATACACCGCCTTTATTAATCTGGAATATATCCACCCCCAGGGGAGGGTTGCTTGATCCTTTTTGTAAAGGGCTCAGGCCTCCCTTATACCTTTTATCCTCATTTTTCGGATGGGGTTTAGGGCTTGCTGCCAATCCCCAGTACATTATAAGGATTGTTTCTGCAAAAAGCGATAAAACAGCAAAGAATATGATAGTTTATTCTTTAATCATACTTTCCGTGATTTACTTTTTTGTAATTTTCGGGTCCATAGGTTTACGGGTTCTAATACCTATTTTTGTAGATAGTTCAAACAAAAATATAGATGATATAGTGCCGCTCTTGTTTAATCGTATCGCTCCTTCGTGGATAACCGGGGTATTTTTAATAGGGATAATTGCTGCTTCGGTATCCACCGCAAACTCAGAATTACTTCTGATATCCACCAGCTTTTGGAATGACTTACTAAAGAGGTTTTATAAAAATATCGGCGATGAGGATAAAATCCTGAATATAAACCGAATTTTAATAGGTATTGCTGGAACCGTATCGATGATACTTTCCTTAAATCCGCCTGAAAACCTTATCGAATACGGAGGCAATATATGGGGAATCTTTTCTTCATCAATATTTGTACCGCTTTATGCCACAATGTTTATAAAAAAACCTAAAAAGTTAAGTGCTGAAATATCCTTTTTCTCAGGCCTTATTACTTATATGCTGTTTTTTATACTTCAAAACAGGGCAAATATTCCTTATATAAAATTGATTCATCCGGGAATGCCCGGTTTTATAGTATCACTTGCAGGGTTTATTGTGGGGGAGGTGAAAAAACATGAGAAGCATTGA
- a CDS encoding LamB/YcsF family protein — protein sequence MLFKIDLNSDIGESFGAYKIGRDEEIVKYISSANIACGFHAGDPNVMAKTVKYCREYNVEIGAHPGFPDLLGFGRRNMDVSPEEVKNYLIYQIGALKAFAEAQGLKLQHVKAHGALYNMAMKDAKLAAAIVEAIGLVDEDLICVGLGNSELEYCANKKGIKYAIEFFADRNYNPDGTLVPRSAPNAVIHDEEEACKRILKMVKEGKVVAVDGSEVEVRSKTVCIHGDNPKAVDFASKLNKLFKENGIEIQPMKNLF from the coding sequence ATGCTTTTTAAAATCGACTTAAACAGCGACATCGGCGAAAGCTTTGGAGCCTATAAGATAGGAAGGGATGAAGAGATAGTAAAATACATATCCTCCGCAAATATCGCCTGCGGGTTTCACGCAGGAGACCCTAATGTAATGGCAAAAACTGTAAAATACTGCAGGGAATACAATGTAGAAATAGGAGCTCATCCGGGTTTTCCGGACCTTCTGGGATTTGGCAGGAGAAATATGGACGTTTCTCCTGAAGAAGTTAAAAACTACCTTATATATCAAATTGGTGCATTAAAGGCTTTTGCAGAGGCTCAAGGATTAAAGCTTCAACACGTTAAAGCCCACGGCGCCCTTTACAATATGGCAATGAAGGATGCCAAACTCGCAGCAGCAATCGTGGAAGCAATAGGATTGGTGGACGAGGATTTAATCTGCGTAGGATTGGGCAATTCGGAGCTGGAATACTGTGCAAACAAAAAAGGGATTAAATATGCCATAGAATTTTTTGCAGATAGAAACTACAATCCAGACGGCACCCTTGTACCAAGAAGTGCTCCAAATGCTGTCATTCACGATGAAGAAGAAGCATGTAAAAGAATTTTAAAAATGGTTAAGGAAGGTAAGGTTGTGGCGGTGGACGGGAGTGAGGTAGAGGTAAGGTCAAAAACCGTATGCATCCACGGTGATAACCCCAAAGCCGTTGATTTTGCGTCTAAGCTTAATAAACTATTCAAGGAAAACGGCATTGAAATTCAACCAATGAAAAATTTATTCTGA
- the pxpB gene encoding 5-oxoprolinase subunit PxpB — protein sequence MYEKPKILPEGDKAVLVEFGNEISEECNDKVMALYGFLKEKNIKGIISLVPTYRSLLIKYEPLTIPYKEITSKIENMLSSIDKSSYKNAKVIEIPVVYGDEFGPDLEFVASYNKLTPEEVIEIHTKPLYRIYMLGFTMGFAYLGGMSEKIATPRLERPREKIPAGSVGIADKQTGIYPIESPGGWRLIGQTPVKIYDPKNERPILLEAGNYLKFVRIAKEEFYKIREEVNNGKFNVKTYDYAN from the coding sequence ATGTACGAAAAACCAAAAATTTTACCCGAAGGAGACAAAGCTGTTCTAGTTGAATTCGGAAACGAAATATCGGAAGAATGTAATGATAAGGTAATGGCCCTTTACGGCTTTTTAAAAGAAAAAAATATTAAGGGAATAATATCCCTTGTACCAACTTACCGGTCCCTTTTGATAAAATATGAACCTCTTACAATCCCATATAAAGAAATTACATCAAAAATAGAGAATATGCTTTCTTCTATCGACAAATCTTCATATAAAAATGCAAAGGTAATAGAAATACCTGTCGTCTACGGTGATGAGTTTGGTCCCGACTTAGAATTCGTAGCATCCTATAATAAATTGACCCCTGAAGAGGTAATAGAAATTCACACAAAGCCCTTATACCGTATTTACATGCTGGGATTTACCATGGGTTTTGCGTACCTCGGTGGAATGTCTGAAAAAATAGCTACCCCGCGTCTTGAAAGGCCGAGGGAAAAAATACCAGCAGGCTCTGTAGGAATTGCGGATAAGCAGACAGGCATTTACCCTATAGAAAGCCCCGGCGGTTGGAGGCTCATAGGGCAGACACCGGTAAAAATTTACGACCCAAAAAACGAGAGACCGATACTTTTGGAGGCGGGTAATTATTTGAAATTTGTAAGGATCGCAAAAGAAGAGTTTTATAAAATAAGAGAGGAAGTAAATAATGGAAAATTTAACGTAAAGACTTATGATTACGCTAATTGA
- a CDS encoding biotin-dependent carboxyltransferase family protein: MEVFKVLNPGLFTTIQDMGRYGYEHQGVPTSGAADEFSFKIANILLENPENCPALEITMMGPHLEALNKTFISVTGAQIPVYLNGNLVPNWSVIPVKKGDTITFGQLKSGCRAYLAVKGGFEGDFKMGSFSTYTRGNIGGYMGRRLLKDDILKAKETNIECKLVKVRDEYIPKYPSFMEVRVILGPQDDYFEKEMIDKFLSSEYTISKDSDRMGLRLEGPEIKAKKHDIITDGLVPGAVQVPANGKPIVMLKDAQTTGGYVKIATLISPDLDRLAQLKPGDRIKFKAVTVEEAHKILAQTEEKIRIIKETAVPLNYYNIKVKGKEYFSIVEVL, from the coding sequence TTGGAGGTTTTTAAAGTATTAAACCCCGGACTTTTTACAACAATACAGGACATGGGCCGGTATGGTTACGAGCATCAGGGTGTACCTACCTCGGGTGCTGCGGATGAATTTTCGTTTAAAATAGCAAATATATTGCTTGAAAATCCGGAGAATTGCCCCGCTCTTGAAATAACCATGATGGGCCCGCATTTGGAAGCCCTGAATAAAACATTTATTTCGGTTACCGGTGCACAAATCCCCGTATATTTAAACGGCAATTTGGTCCCTAACTGGTCAGTAATACCGGTAAAAAAGGGCGATACTATTACCTTTGGGCAGTTAAAGTCCGGATGCCGTGCCTATCTTGCGGTAAAAGGGGGATTTGAAGGGGACTTTAAGATGGGAAGCTTTTCTACGTATACAAGGGGAAACATCGGGGGCTACATGGGAAGAAGGCTTTTAAAAGATGATATCTTAAAGGCAAAGGAAACTAATATAGAATGTAAATTAGTAAAAGTAAGGGATGAATACATACCAAAATATCCCTCCTTTATGGAAGTAAGGGTTATTTTGGGGCCTCAGGACGACTACTTCGAAAAGGAAATGATTGATAAATTTTTGAGCTCGGAGTACACAATAAGCAAGGATTCGGATAGAATGGGTCTTCGTTTGGAAGGCCCGGAAATTAAAGCAAAAAAGCACGATATAATAACCGATGGCCTCGTTCCGGGCGCGGTGCAGGTGCCTGCAAACGGAAAACCCATTGTAATGCTTAAAGATGCTCAAACCACAGGAGGATACGTAAAAATTGCTACCCTAATATCCCCTGATTTAGACAGGCTTGCTCAGCTAAAGCCCGGCGATAGGATTAAGTTTAAAGCGGTGACCGTAGAAGAAGCCCACAAGATTTTGGCACAAACTGAGGAAAAAATAAGAATTATTAAAGAAACGGCGGTCCCTTTAAATTACTATAATATTAAAGTAAAAGGTAAGGAATATTTTTCAATAGTGGAGGTTTTATAA
- a CDS encoding putative hydro-lyase: protein MNNLLAFEARKLIRDGKWQGPTCGMTLGFVQANLVILPKKYAYDFLLFSFRNPKPCPLLDVLDAGNPVPKIAKDGDIRTDIPKYRIYKNGTLFDEVTDIKEIWQDDFVSFLLGCSFTFEKALLENGIPVRHIEENKNVPMYITNIDTVPAGVFSGKMVVSMRPIPEKLVIRAVQVTSRFPAVHGAPVHIGDPVKIGIKNIEKPDFGDPVEIKENEVPVFWACGVTPQSVALSSKPDIMITHSPGHMFITDLKDEELAVL, encoded by the coding sequence ATGAATAATTTACTTGCCTTTGAGGCAAGAAAACTGATAAGAGATGGTAAATGGCAGGGGCCAACCTGCGGTATGACCCTTGGTTTTGTCCAGGCTAATCTGGTAATACTTCCAAAAAAGTATGCATATGATTTTCTGCTATTTTCCTTTAGAAACCCCAAACCATGCCCCCTATTGGATGTATTAGATGCGGGAAACCCGGTCCCAAAAATAGCAAAGGATGGGGATATCAGGACCGATATTCCGAAATACAGGATTTACAAAAACGGAACGCTTTTTGATGAGGTAACAGACATAAAAGAAATCTGGCAAGACGACTTCGTTTCCTTTTTGCTGGGATGCAGCTTTACCTTTGAAAAAGCATTATTAGAAAACGGTATCCCAGTAAGGCACATAGAAGAAAACAAGAATGTACCCATGTATATTACAAATATAGATACAGTTCCTGCCGGTGTTTTTTCAGGAAAAATGGTAGTAAGCATGAGGCCGATACCGGAAAAATTGGTAATCCGTGCAGTTCAGGTAACATCAAGATTCCCTGCAGTACACGGCGCACCCGTTCATATAGGTGATCCTGTAAAAATTGGGATAAAAAATATTGAAAAGCCCGATTTTGGCGACCCTGTTGAGATTAAGGAAAACGAAGTGCCAGTTTTCTGGGCGTGCGGAGTTACTCCCCAATCCGTTGCATTGAGTTCAAAGCCGGATATCATGATTACCCATTCACCCGGACATATGTTTATAACTGATTTAAAAGATGAAGAATTAGCTGTTTTATAA